CAAGAGAAGACAAGCAATTACTCACAAGCAACAGCGAGAGGCCAGAGAAAGACGTAGTAGGAAGGGAAGAAACACGTATGAACAAATCTCTACAAATGCTCTAATCACTCCGACGATACCAAATTTACCGAGAGAAAGCTGAAATCCCCCACCCTAAGAAGGGACAATTTTGAGGTGGTAGGTTCCATTCAAGGGACTCACGCACGAAGCCACTCATTCCTCCTGCGCATAGAAAGGTGCGTCTTCCGAGTACCTGTCAAACTGCAGCTCAAGCAAGGTGGTTTCCTCAAGATCGATCGCGAGGTAAGGTAGATAGGTGGCAGGTGACAGCCCGGTGTGCGGATCGGGTATCTTCCATTCCTTCCACTTTCTTGCAATCAAAGTATTCTGGGGTGGCAGGCGCCAGTGAAGGGACTACCGTTCACACAATGCCACCCGTTCCTGTGTGGGAAGTTGTGCCTTCCGAGGAGTAAACCGCAGCTACCTTCCATGGTTTCCTCAACCTAAAATCGGTcgcaaggtacctaccttacacgCATTAGGAAGCAGGTGCCAGTGGAGTCACCGTCATCCAGCCCAACACAACATCCCGGGTACCTTCCTCCCGCTTTTTTGCAGTCATACCTACCTAATGTCTCAATCAGGTCTAGTCCTGAGATAAGTAGGAAAGGCAAGGTCTCTTGGTCATTGTTTCCTTCACCAAGTCCATACACTTTTCGTTCTCTTTTCCAGTTTTCTTAGATGTAGATCCCTCAATCCATCCACCAACAACCACATCTCTCTCTGGCCAGCCCTTCGACACCCACAGCATTCATCACGTCACCATACTGAATCTCTTCACTTTGCACATGAGCAGGGCAACCGTACGGTTGGCACAAAGGGTCAGTACAGTAGTGTTCATTGCTGCGGCTGAAGGTGCAAGGGCTGTTTGTATGGCCCAAACCACCTGCCAGATCCACCAGACCTTTTCTAACCGCTGCCCAGAATCCAGCACTTCCAGCACCAATACCTCTTTGACACCTCTCTTGGAGCGGAGTATGCCATGCAGAATATCAGGGTGACAACGCTGAGATGTACCCATACCTCCCGCGAGCCCACCAACATGACTCCCATCTCCAAAACGAGAATCATCGAAGCACAGAGTAATCTGAACAGGACGCCGTCCTGGGCCCTGTCCTGTCCCGCAGCAACATTCATACTCGTTGCACACGATACACAGTACCCCGCGACAGCAGAGAAGCCTTAGCTCTTACCCAGATAAGACTGTCCCTGCCTCAAGCCAAGAAGATTCTGGCGAAACAGGCCAAGGCGAAGAGATCAAGCTACGGCATCGTCGACGCTGGAAGCTCATAGGACAATGATGACTTCGATAATGACTACACATCACTCAGCCTCGTCACACTCAACATCCGATTCCCCGTCACAACCCAGGAGCCTCAGCTCATTCAGCAACCCGTTGAAGGGGCCACCCTTTAGTCCATCAATATGCTCGAAAAGTAGGTCAAAGCGAAGAGATCAAGCCATGGTATGAGCACACATGCTAACTTCTGAAACAGTCCTTGGGTTGCCGTCGAATTGAATCCTTCAGATGGTCATGTTGAGAATCCCTTCTTAGCCAGCATGAACCCCGAGCAAATGCACCGTCTGCACCGACGGATTAGGTTGGTATACACGTCAGCAGGGCAGACCTTTCGGTCGCGACGAGGTCAAAAGTTCTTATGGGTCTACTGTGCGTAGTGGGAAGAGGAAGTTCGTAGGCAGAGCCTGCGATTTCTCAGTGGAAGTAAGTAGGTGGAAGGGTCCATCTGCGCGGGTCCAAACCGTCTTCCAGATCCATCTCTTCTGACGACTGACCAGAATCCAACAGCACGCGTCTGCACCGGCGGATTACCTTCTTCAAAGCGAAGGAGTAGCACCACTTCGTGATTCATGGGAACGGGTTGTGAGGCAAGAAGTTCAGGTCACTGCCAAGACAACTCGAGTCTGTCGGTGAGGGTCATCCCGATAAGATCGCCGATCAGGTCTCTAATGCCTTCCCTCGACTCCTGCTCCGGAGACGATACTTTGGCGGTAACGTTATGTCTCCTGGCCAAGTTCCGCAATTCGAGCGCGTCGCCAAGGAGTGCCAATACGAGCGCACATACCGTAAGCCGCACACAACTTCATCCGGAGTGACCTCAAGTGGTTCGAATTCCGGGACGAGCGAACGACGAGACCGCAGAAAGACATAATTATGAATACAATGCATTTCAATGGAATGTACAATCACAACAGCCTCAGTCAAGATCTGAACAGAGGCTTCACATGAGTAGTCTCCAATGATTGGATGGATCACGGAGGACAATCTGGTGTTGATTGGCGCCGGACACGATGCCAGATGGGAGAAGTTTGTTTATTGCTTATTGATTATTGTTTGTTTGTTTTATTGTTTGGTTTTGTTATttgttttattattttattgtTCATCGCGATGGGAGAAGTTTGTGATATCCAAAGGAGAGGACGGACGCCGATATGTCATGCGAGAAGGCTGGAAGCGATACTTGGGTAGCGCTTCATAACGGGGCGTCCCTCAAGCTGGCTCGTGAGCAGCCTATTCCTCCCGCAAGTCCCATTCGGGACCTCATGTTCAAGGTCGCTCGCGAGACCGCCACCAAGGCCACCCAAACGGTCATGGTTGCTGGAAGCTCCCAGGACACAGAAGATCTCAAAGAGCTTGACTGTATCTCCTGGTCAAGTTGCGGTACTTGCGCTGGTGTTGCCAAGGAGCGCCAATACGAGCGCAAGTACCGCAAGCCGCATACAAAGGCATCAGAAGTCGACCTCAAGCAGTTCGAGTTCCAAAACGAGCAGCCCATTCTTCCTTCAACTGTTTTCTTTTTTGCTGGTCCGCACGTCAGCAGGGGAACCGTTCGGTCGGCACGAAGGGTCAATAAAAGTGGTTTCTATTGTTTCGTACGGGAGTGGAAGGAGAAGGAAGTGGACAGGGCCCACGATTCCTGCATTGGGTGTGGCTGGTGTCGGGCATCAAAGAAGCACGCTCTCCTACAACGAAAAGTACGCACGCAACCGGAAGCAAGAGACAAATAGCTACAAACTTCCGACACGCCCCATATTATTCTCATCATTATTCTTCTTCCAGGCATTGTGAGTAGCCTTATTCTTGAAGGAATACACAAGAAGTGAACTGGGGACGAGACAACAGGGACAGCGGCAGTTgtagaaatagagacgtagAGCGGGATGATTGACATTTATCTCCCCATCCGGTGGTCTAGGTATCTTATGGGAAGGTCGAATTATGAGACTCCATCTTGCTTTCTGAACACCGAGCGCCCGTAACTCCTTCACGTATGATTCCACGACGTCGCCTTCTCTAAGATGGACAGTTTACAAATCCGTTGAGTATCCGAGCCAAGAATTGAACCCAACCCAGAAGGAAGCGCGTATTTCACGTTTGATGGTCTGCCGCATGGAAATGGGTTGAGCGGCAAGATCGTTGGGGTCGAAGCAAGTCCTGACTTTTGGCTCATGCCAGCAAGTGGGGTGCACTACAATTTTCCCTGCTCCAACTGCCCGTCTTTCAAGGTCGCGATTACCACAATTGGGAATCCGCAATGCGTTTGAGCTGCTCATCTGTGGAAGCTCCCGGCATACGCCTGATTGCCAGTCCTTGACAGGCTTCAACTGTTCGCCATTAGTAGTTCGTGGCGGGCTGATAATTGCAAATTCTCGTTGTACTGACCAGGCGCGAATAGCCTCTAGCCGGGTTGGTTTGGTTGATTATGAGTGTAAAGTAATCACTGCTCCACATAGTCCCGACCTCGATGCACAGGACCCTCGCCATCACCTCATCACAACCCTTCGTCATCCCCATCAGTGCGGGGCGTGGGCTCTCCATTGAGGCCGAGACGGGTGTCGCTATCCTCGAGCTTCAACTGGTCGAGAGTGTACACAATTTAACAACGTGGATGGCTCAATGCAATGCAAGGTTTGACAATAATCATCTTGCACGTGTCGGAACAGGGTTCAGGACCTGACTAAACAAGGACTGATCCGTCAGCGAATGGATTGTCCCAATGCCAGCCGATTTTGTGTTAGCTCTCGTCTGCACTTATTAGTTGCGACAACGCGGCTACGAATCCACCACTGCGTACGCTTTCAAAGACCTTGATATGAACTTGGGCCTGGCAGAGGCCATTAGTTGATCCATCTGTAACTGGCGATGTTGGTCACGATTTGCCCACGCAAGGTCGCGCGCCCATGTTCATATACCGGCATGGTTGAGGTCCAACCCCAACGAACAAAAGTCAGTCATACGCTGTGATCAATCGCTTCAAGATGCTTGATGTGGAAGCATACTAACCGAGGCGGACGCGATAAGACTGTTGAAATATTGACGGCAGAAAAGGGGGTTCGGAAGGTGGTCGATCCAATGCAAACAGCACTTCCATACCCACTTGCACCCAATGGCGGAACCGTGAGATCTGCCCACCGACTTCCTTCCTCCATGCCACATTTGCAGTTCAATGCGATTATTGCACCTCGTGCCGGCCGAAAGGACTTGCCCTGCTGACGTGTATACCAAAAGAGACCTAGATCAGGCCCCAACCGAGTCGAGAACTCTCTGGCGCATTTAGCCATTTGCATATCCGTAGCCGGAGTCTGTACACCACGACCCGAGCACTctcgtatataaaattatttaaactGAAGGAGGGTCGTTCTGAACGATCGCTTACGAACAAGGCACGGCGTCGTCTTGTTTCGAAGGCGGGAGAGATTACATAGACTACAATGTAGCATTCGACAGATGTTTTCAAGAGGGCCACTTCtcttatagctacttaaaaacAGCTAAGACCCTGTACAAGATGGTGCGAACGTATAGACGCAGGAGCGCAGGTCTTACCCGTCCGATAGAATATACATAAAGAGTTATGTAAGACTAAGACCATGCGCGCCATAATCCTCATCTCGACCATGGAATTGAGAAGTAAAGAGCGATAACGAGAAGACCGAGAAGAAGATAATGACAAAAACGCATGTACCTTGAGCCACTCCCACCTTCATAGTCTACCAAGGACCCCTCAGTGACCTCATCAATCATTCTAGCCATCTTGGCATATAGTCATACCTCCAATATGATACTGATTAACATTGAACATGTTTTAGGATAACTCATGTCGATCAATACGTAAGTAGGCGCGCCCTCACGGGTGGAAGTTATGCAAGATGCTTCTATAGCTTAACAAAGAACGCGTACTTTCGGCAATCTTTCTTTCTAGAATCCAGTCGGGCTATTCTTATGCACTAATTCATCTCAGCATATCAACACTCTTCATTTCTGCGTTTCGATACGATTCTATTATCTCTTATCTACTCGGCCAGTCGTCGTACATGCTCGCACGCAGCCATCCGGCAATTGCGCCTTAGTAACGATTAGACCAGACCGCGTTTCTCCGATCGAGCATGACGGCTTCTATAAGATCGGCTATCCCGTTATAATCGACGTATCAAGTAGTACACAAACGGTTCATCGAATTACCAATAGAAATGCTCCCTGTCGCTACTATCACTCACTTTTTATTACAAGTATATATCTCTCTCTGGAAATCCTCACCAAGCGAAAGAACACCCAAACTCCTGGTCCAACGCGTCTTATAGTATCCAATAGCAACATTTTGTCACCttgacttattataaacacATGCCGATGTTCTAGTCCAGCAAGTGATTGTGATTACCTAGGCATGTTCGTGATTCTACAAAGCACATAAGGCCAAAGTCAGCAGCAAGCAGGATGTTTTCTTGGAAGGTTTGAGTCGGGCAATGTCGAACAACTAATGTTCTATGATACCTCTCCTTTCTCATGAaattttcttcttctctctcATACTTTACTGAAATAAATTCATTCCAGGCTTGTTTACACCTCAGTCTTGGGATGGGGATTGCTAGGACATCAGGGCTTTCCATACAATTTGTCTAATTCTCATCTTTCTGTCCTCTGGCCTCTATGGTCTAAAGCGCTTGGTCGGTATTCCGTTGGTGGTTGATCGCGAAGATCTATATTCCTTGATGATTCTGGGAGCAAGAAGTGCTTTCCCTGATGCCGGATTCGAAGTGAATTGCCTGAACTCTTGCCATCCTCCACATTTCTAGAGCTGGCTGTGATGCGCATTTCTCCCCGCCACGGAAATGATTGAGGATGTGACTAGATCTCGTTGATGGTCGTGATCTTACGCAGACAGTAAGTAACGTTTACGTCTTCCTTGCTCTCACGCTCGTTGTTCTATTCATATTCACAATTGCGGCTACGATAGTCTCATGGGTCAGGCTAAGCTGTGACAAATCAAAGTGACGTTGGAAGTCACTTGTGAAGTCAGTCTATTAGAGATAGCGAGTTGATTCGATTACCTTCCTGCAATGTTGTGATGAGATTTCTGTGTTATCGTGCTTGATCCTTTCTTGTCTAGGTAAATAATCCCTACCCCTCGGTACCAAACTATTAATGAGCCTCGTCTGAGAGGACTCCCTCCAGTGTTATAGAGTGGTCTGTTGTTGAGAAATAGCTGAAAGATGACGTTGTTGATAGTGTTGATTACCAATTTTAACTCAAATGTCGCATAGGTTTACAGACCAGAAAGATTGATAATGATACAAGACTTCTCTACTTGAGAAATGATACCGTGAAGATACTGGGCACTGTGTTGTCAGTTCTTCATATTGGAACTGTGCCATGTTTAGTGAATGCTGGCTATGTTAATAAGCGAACACAAGTGTGAGTCAGAAAGCATATGAACGCCAAGATTGATAATGAAGCTGTTGTGAGATTTAAGGATCTGCAACGAACTCTAATGTAAAGTTAGATGCAACTGCTTCGCAGACGTTTACTTACATCTCGACATGCAGGGAGGTGTGGTCATGCCTCGTTCATCAAAGGTCTCACGCAAATGAGAAACGGCTCTCAGTAATTGTGGGAAGTAATCGCCACTTCCTCTCTCTCAGTTGATCGACTCTGATCTGAGCATGTATTCCAGACCCTTCCATGGTGCCCCTGAGATATTCCTTTGTTAGTGCTGGTGCTGCATGTTTTCTCGCACAGCCTTGACGTCTCGCGACTAACTGCGCAAACACTTAGATGACATAGAATGATTCTAGCGCCATACAAGAGATCCGTTGAAATGGCAAGAAAGTATCATCACGAAAGAGTTAGCGCAATCACCGTGAACTTGCCCTATTTTTGTTTCTCTTCATCTGGTTGGATTTTGCTCGATAGTGACTAGTGATAGAGCTAGGTAAGTCCGACAGTGATTATCAGGTTTTCTATCAACGCATATGCTATCGCATATCCGCACTAAGCAGTAATACTAGAACTACTGGCAACAGAGCCTATAGAACTCTTGTATGTCTATGTTCCCCATCCTCGTGAAGATCGAGGTAGCTGACAAGGACTTTCGAACCACAGATAAGGATGCCTTTCTTACGGACTGATCCAGCAAGTCAATCAACGGTTTATCCACCCAAAGCCTGATCAGTAATTAAACGATTCTCAGCGCCCTCTCCCTCCTTTACAACCCGTTTATAAGACGCCGCAAAAGCCCATGATGTCCGCCAAGAAAGTTGAGGTGGCGGACACGCTTCACATTTTCTGCGTCAAGATTCCCTGCAAGATTTGTAAGGACAAAAACTGCGAGGTTTGGTGTCAGCCACTTCCCCAGTCCCACTGATCCCTCCAACGCAGTGAGGGTTTGAAGATGATGCGCCGTCAAGTTTCAGCTCACacataataagctattttaaggGCTCGGATAACCCGACATACCAATATCTTTTCCATGTGCACAATGCCAAAATGTCAACCCACGAAATGCTGGAGAGTCCAGCAAATCAGCCGCTCATCATCGCCGATGGTACTGAATCCCTCTCGGGGTGCGGAACTACAGAATCGCTACTCAACAAGAAGCTCAAGGCTGTCAAGGCTGATATTGGACCTTCATTTTGGAACATGTTGAGTTAAATAGTGGCCGTCTCGGTGTGGTTTATACGCTTTTCTCTTGAAAACGCTTGCCGCCTTCTAGGTTTTCGTATGTGGTACTTTCTCTAACTCTCCAGTGCCGAATATAAGGTAACGAAAGAATGTGATACAAGCTCTGTTATGTGGCAGCATGGCAACATGTACCATAGTTATCGCAATGTAAAGGTTGATAAAAGTGAGAAGATGACATGCTGTGAAACGTGATAGCTTCCGGCGGTCGACCTCATGATTCGTACAATTACACTTCCAGCTTTCAAGCAGTAAACCGTCACTCTCTACCTCTTCAAgcagtattaataatcgccAGAATTAGTACAGTCATACAACAGGCACGTATGGAATATTCGCAACGGTCGAGAACACTGATGAACCTCGGCTTCCACTAACACGAGAACGCACAGCCAATAAGTTAGCAGTAAACTCAATGAGGTGATTTATGCATTATTTCCGTCTACAAGCTTATGGTAAAGCCTTTGGACACGTATAGCAATCTCTTTGGTCAACATTCATAGCGCCATATCTTTCCGAGAGACGCATTGAGATACgagttttctttttcttgttATCTTCAGCGATGTCCATTGGCCAATCATTACGTACAGTCTACTTACTAGCCTTTCCCAGATCGTCCGCGAAGCCATCCTCCTCGACTGCGCCTTCGGGTTCAGTTCCCGTGGTCACAAAAGTCCATACCTGACTCGAACCAAGGCATTAGCCATAACGGAACTGTCATGCTAGTTGTATAAGCCTTTCGCAACGAGAACAAGACTAGGTCGCATGGGTTTAAGCACATGATCAGACGCCTGCAACTCGATCATTCTATAGAATCAACACCGCCCATCataagcgtattatatagcttagaaGAGATCCGAAGCCTCAAGGTCGTGATAGTGAGCTTCACAAGTCGCACCAGTACGTCCCTGTGTTCTCTAGGTGCTGATTATGATGTCCTAAGAGTTTGGTACTTTGGCCTGCTCCTTATGAGTGAGTGCTTGTAAGTCGCCAGTGTTGAGTGAGGTTAGTTGATATATTCATTGCGCCTCATTCACCCTAACCCCGTGCTCGACTTCATGACTCTAACAGAGTCAGTAAATCCGTTAGCGCTGACGGACTTCTACATAACAATCGCTTTCTTTCCTTCCAAACGTACTTTTCAATAACGAGAACAGCTTTCTAGGATCTATGAATTCCTCGAAATCACTTGGCGCTTACCCTTGCTTGAATTACTCTCACAGAGACCCTATTCCTGACCGAGTTTTGTTGTCAGAAGATGTAAGCAAGGCGAAGTGCGATGGAATAGTAGGAATATTTGGAATCACTGGTGAGCTTCTTCGAGGCATACGAGCACACGGAATCAAAGTGAAGGTAAGCCGTCATGATGTGATAGCTGAACGCTTAGATGAACGACAAGAATGCTTGGTAGCACATCTGGAACGCAGCCTGAAGCAGTAAACCTGGCCACGTCCAGAAAATGCTACATCTAGCCTGGTCTCTTGTCAAGGTAGAGGTGACAACTATGATATGTAAGATTGATCTCGCGCCGCTCTCACAAGAGTGTTCGAGCTAGTAACAGTATCACCAGCGCAAGGCTGAAGCCGCTCAAATCGTACTCTAGTTGACTAGATTGCCGACAGCGCTAGCAGTAAATGCCTGATTAAAGCAGCATTATGTACGTGACTGTTGGATTACAAGTCACGCCGGCCTCATTATCAGAGTCAAAGTTTCAGAGTCGAGTAGTCAACTTCATCATAACTCACGTTCCGTCGTCATGAATACTTTACATAGACTAGAGCGAAACTTCACAACGTCGTAGAGAGAACTCCGAGTCAATGCTACTACTGATTTGATATAGAAATTAAGAGCTCAACATGGAGAAGCAGTAGAGCCACACAGAACGCTGACGACCTTACTGAGACGTCCCTACCAAAGCTAGAACGACATTCAAGACCGCCCTGTAAGAACAAAGTAGAAACTTCTTGACATTAAAGATTCGATTCGATTGAATGACCATCGCGTAAACGCACATGACATTAGGGCACATTGAGCAGTATCATTTGGCTATTTGGGCAACAGTCCAGTTACATAGCTAATTGGAGCTCTTATGAGGAACTTTCAATCCTACATTCTCCCTGTTACACCGGCCACAGGCGATCAAACTCACTTGCCTGCCAGCGGTCACgtacttacgtatatattagggCCTGGGTTACAATCGCCCACTCATCGTAACTTCATCATATACTTCAAGTAAGTCGAcctacccccttttggccaccccatttctccatcccagccaccgcattaaaaccctacctacgattttcaaactattataataattacaaaaatcgtccaaatataattcttttttatatacttatttattaatatataatagtctcgtatactaaaaataaagttattcgggctcttaaggctattaaaaaaggtctcttagttaattaggcctcgattaagttcggagttctaaagttaactctttataaccgtaagagaggttactaaataagagtaatagtatttataaacctctagaggcttcctctatagtaagaagactagctagcttaataagttcgtatttagtataatctaagcgttatactaacttataaatagtttataaaattcgctaagcgagttctaagatcctaaggggatataaatcctcttaggaag
This genomic interval from Colletotrichum lupini chromosome 11, complete sequence contains the following:
- a CDS encoding VID27 cytoplasmic protein — protein: MSCEKAGSDTWVALHNGASLKLAREQPIPPASPIRDLMFKVARETATKATQTVMVAGSSQDTEDLKELDCISWSSCGTCAGVAKERQYERKYRKPHTKASEVDLKQFEFQNEQPILPSTVFFFAGPHVSRGTVRSARRVNKSGFYCFVREWKEKEVDRAHDSCIGCGWCRASKKHALLQRKVRTQPEARDK